The Natranaerovirga pectinivora DNA segment CGAGTTGCACCATTAATGTTAGTTCCTATTAATAATACCAATACTAAAAAGCCTATATTAAATAAATATATAATCCAATAAAACTTACCTAACAAACGATAATCTACTAATGACATTACAATCATTACGATTATTCCTAAAACTAATCCAAAAATTTGTCTTTTGTAAAAAGATTCATCAGAAGCACTTGCAATTGCAATGATGCCAAAGATAGATATGGCTATAACAAGTAATGCCAATAAAAAATCAAAACGCCTAAATTGATAATGTCTAAACACTTAAAACACTCCTATTTATTATACAAGCTCCTTAAACTCTTAATAGGAATATTAGCATATAAAGCAGGTACTGTCATATCAGATGAATCGGATTTAGCTTGAGTAATTTGAATTTCTATACCATCTCTATCGATCTCCATGTAATTACTAATTACATCAATGATATCAGACTTTATCATTTCTAATACCTCTGGAGAACAATTAGCACGATCATGAATAAGTAATAATTTCAGCCTATCTTTTGCTGTGCTACTTGACGCTTTACGGTTTAAAATATTAGCCAATGACATCTAACCCCTCCTTAACTTCCAAATTTCATCATGCTTTTCAGCCTTTTCATAAAACCTTTTTCTTCGAATTCCATAATAGGAATATCTTCTCCTGTTATTCTTTTACAGATATTCATAAAGGCTTTACCTGCTACTGTACTGTTTCCTACCAAAGGTTCTCCGTTATTAGTTGATATTACAATATTCTCATCATCTGGAACTGCTCCAATTAAGTCTATTGCTAATATTTCTACAACATCATTAATGTTCATCATATCACCACGTCTAACCATGTCCATACGAATTCTATTAACGATTAATCTTGAATTTCTTATTTCATGTGCTTCTAGTAACCCTATAATTCTATCTGCATCTCTAATTGCTGATACTTCAGGAGTCGTTACTACTATTGCTCTATCTGCTCCTGCAATTGCATTTTTAAAGCCTTGCTCAATACCAGCAGGACAATCAATAATAACATAGTCAAATTCTTCTTTTAAAGATTCCGTTAGCTTTTGCATTTGCTCCGGTGTTACAGCATTTTTATCTCTCGTTTGAGCTGCTGGTAATAAATGTAGGGTATTGTATCTTTTATCTTTTATTAAAGCTTGTTTCAATCTGCAATTTCCTTCAATGACATCTACGACATTATAAACAATACGGTTTTCAAGACCCATAACAACATCTAAGTTTCTTAATCCGATATCTGCATCTATTAAAACAACCTTTTTATTTAACATCGCTAAACCTGTCCCAATATTAGCAGTAGTAGTAGTTTTACCTACCCCACCTTTTCCAGAAGTGACTACAATGACTTCACCCATGAATTCATTCCTCCCCAAATATATCTTTATTTATTATATT contains these protein-coding regions:
- the minE gene encoding cell division topological specificity factor MinE, giving the protein MSLANILNRKASSSTAKDRLKLLLIHDRANCSPEVLEMIKSDIIDVISNYMEIDRDGIEIQITQAKSDSSDMTVPALYANIPIKSLRSLYNK
- the minD gene encoding septum site-determining protein MinD; protein product: MGEVIVVTSGKGGVGKTTTTANIGTGLAMLNKKVVLIDADIGLRNLDVVMGLENRIVYNVVDVIEGNCRLKQALIKDKRYNTLHLLPAAQTRDKNAVTPEQMQKLTESLKEEFDYVIIDCPAGIEQGFKNAIAGADRAIVVTTPEVSAIRDADRIIGLLEAHEIRNSRLIVNRIRMDMVRRGDMMNINDVVEILAIDLIGAVPDDENIVISTNNGEPLVGNSTVAGKAFMNICKRITGEDIPIMEFEEKGFMKRLKSMMKFGS